In Acidimicrobiia bacterium, a single window of DNA contains:
- the selD gene encoding selenide, water dikinase SelD has protein sequence MVEEPVRLTQFSHGAGCACKLSPADLRTILGLVRGFDAENSSHDDLIVGFGTADDAAVYRLRDDLAIVVTTDFFTPIVDDPYDWGRIAATNALSDVYAMGGAPVLALNLVAWPREGLPFELLARVLDGGADVVRDAGAVIGGGHSIDDAEPKFGLAVVGTVDPRHVLTNAGARAGDALVLTKPIGLGVISTAVKRDAAPGSLIAEAVRVMTTLNAGARDAALELGDAVHAATDITGFGLLGHLREMLMGSELGAELDVSAVPVIDGVRDLLAQGMVAGGTQRNHAFVSEHIDWGDLPIDEQMLLADAQTSGGLLIAVEADRAGDLVGALEARGALAAATVGVATRDQPGYVRIIRSGSRGKERPPHP, from the coding sequence ATCGTCGAGGAGCCCGTTCGCCTCACGCAGTTCTCGCACGGCGCCGGATGCGCGTGCAAGCTCTCCCCCGCCGACCTGCGGACCATCCTCGGGCTCGTGCGCGGCTTCGACGCCGAGAACAGCTCGCACGACGACCTCATCGTGGGTTTCGGAACCGCCGACGACGCCGCGGTCTACCGCCTCCGGGATGACCTCGCCATCGTCGTGACCACTGACTTCTTCACCCCGATCGTCGACGATCCCTACGACTGGGGCCGCATCGCCGCAACGAACGCACTCTCCGACGTGTACGCGATGGGCGGGGCTCCGGTGCTCGCGCTCAATCTCGTGGCCTGGCCGCGTGAAGGGCTCCCGTTCGAACTCCTCGCTCGAGTGCTCGACGGCGGCGCCGACGTGGTGCGCGACGCCGGCGCAGTGATCGGTGGTGGCCACTCGATCGACGACGCCGAGCCCAAGTTCGGGCTGGCCGTGGTCGGGACCGTCGATCCCCGCCACGTGCTCACGAACGCCGGAGCCCGGGCCGGCGACGCACTCGTGCTCACGAAGCCGATCGGTCTGGGCGTGATCTCGACCGCGGTGAAGCGTGACGCCGCACCGGGCTCGCTCATCGCCGAGGCCGTGCGCGTGATGACCACACTCAACGCGGGGGCACGTGACGCCGCGCTCGAACTCGGCGACGCGGTTCACGCCGCAACCGACATCACCGGCTTCGGGCTGCTCGGTCATCTGCGCGAGATGCTCATGGGGTCGGAGCTCGGCGCCGAGCTCGACGTGTCGGCGGTGCCGGTGATCGACGGCGTGCGGGACCTCCTCGCGCAGGGCATGGTCGCCGGAGGCACACAGCGCAATCACGCATTCGTGAGCGAGCACATCGACTGGGGTGATCTGCCGATCGATGAGCAGATGCTCCTCGCCGACGCACAGACCAGCGGCGGCCTGCTCATCGCCGTCGAAGCGGACCGCGCCGGCGACCTCGTGGGTGCGCTGGAAGCACGGGGTGCGCTGGCCGCAGCAACGGTGGGAGTCGCCACTCGCGACCAGCCGGGTTACGTTCGCATCATTCGCTCGGGCAGCAGGGGTAAGGAGCGGCCCCCACACCCGTGA
- the trxA gene encoding thioredoxin yields the protein MALIHNVVGTPQAARMLMLIHGYGADERDLGGLLPYLDPEGRFLTVLPRGPVAAPPGFAWYDLAAITEGGHGADTSFVAALDELDDLIDTVCAEHDKQRGEAIIGGFSQGGALAVALGLRRSDRPHPAGVIAMSGYLPDIDGLELDWDAAKEIPFLVQHGTNDPLMDVERGRSLATALAEHGVPVVYSEYPMEHQVAMESVQQAHEWLLAVSSGERPSEALPEPPPEPLVRPVTTAQWDAEVLRSELPVIVDFWAPWCQPCRQVSPIVEQIAAMREGSYKVVKVNIDEEPSLAQQYEVQSIPMIAMFRSGRLERSALGAKPRPQLEAELGMLVIP from the coding sequence ATGGCACTGATCCACAACGTCGTCGGAACACCGCAGGCGGCTCGGATGCTGATGCTCATCCATGGCTACGGCGCCGACGAGCGTGACCTCGGCGGTCTGTTGCCGTACCTCGACCCCGAAGGCCGCTTCCTCACCGTGTTGCCGCGCGGGCCGGTGGCCGCGCCGCCGGGTTTCGCCTGGTACGACCTCGCCGCGATCACCGAGGGTGGGCACGGTGCAGATACCTCGTTCGTCGCGGCGCTGGACGAGCTCGACGACCTCATCGACACGGTGTGTGCCGAGCACGACAAGCAGCGCGGCGAGGCGATCATCGGCGGGTTCTCACAGGGGGGCGCACTCGCGGTCGCGCTGGGGCTACGGCGCAGCGACCGACCGCATCCGGCCGGTGTGATCGCCATGAGCGGCTATCTCCCCGACATCGACGGTCTTGAGCTCGACTGGGACGCAGCCAAGGAGATCCCGTTCCTCGTGCAGCACGGCACGAATGACCCGCTCATGGACGTCGAGCGCGGGCGCTCGCTCGCGACGGCGCTTGCCGAACATGGTGTGCCCGTCGTGTACAGCGAGTACCCGATGGAGCACCAGGTCGCGATGGAGAGCGTGCAGCAGGCGCACGAATGGCTCCTTGCCGTGAGCTCTGGTGAGCGTCCGAGTGAGGCGCTTCCGGAGCCTCCACCGGAGCCGCTCGTTCGTCCGGTCACGACGGCGCAGTGGGACGCCGAGGTGCTTCGCTCAGAGCTGCCGGTGATCGTCGACTTCTGGGCGCCGTGGTGCCAGCCGTGCCGCCAGGTCTCGCCCATCGTCGAGCAGATCGCCGCGATGCGCGAGGGCTCCTACAAGGTTGTCAAGGTCAACATCGACGAAGAGCCGTCACTCGCGCAGCAGTACGAGGTGCAGAGCATCCCGATGATCGCGATGTTCCGCAGCGGCCGTCTCGAACGGTCCGCGCTCGGCGCGAAGCCCCGCCCGCAGCTCGAAGCCGAGCTCGGGATGCTCGTCATCCCCTAG
- a CDS encoding GNAT family N-acetyltransferase — protein MGPAVPDLHDDVVVLRPPREDDVDAITAAVQDPEIPRYTRIPSPYTRNDATQFVRAAIENWSGGRLPRVPAGDAQIGLSFMIVDRSDDSLIGGIGTHDSENPEVREIGYWVARDARRRGIATRAVRLLSRWAINELGLRRLELMTHVDNVASQGVAERAGFTREGVLRSYTTLGCGLADVVMFSLLPEDLTAPNG, from the coding sequence ATGGGTCCGGCCGTCCCCGATCTGCACGATGACGTGGTCGTCCTCCGTCCACCCAGAGAGGACGACGTCGACGCCATCACGGCGGCCGTCCAAGACCCCGAGATCCCTCGTTACACACGAATCCCGTCGCCGTACACGCGCAACGACGCGACACAATTCGTCCGAGCCGCCATCGAGAACTGGAGCGGCGGTCGTCTCCCGCGCGTCCCGGCTGGTGACGCGCAGATCGGGCTGTCCTTCATGATCGTCGACCGCTCCGACGACAGCCTGATCGGTGGAATCGGGACCCACGACAGCGAGAATCCGGAGGTTCGGGAGATCGGCTACTGGGTCGCCCGAGATGCACGCCGACGGGGCATCGCGACCCGGGCCGTTCGGTTGCTGTCGAGATGGGCGATCAACGAGCTCGGCCTTCGTCGCCTCGAGCTCATGACCCACGTCGACAACGTGGCGTCCCAGGGCGTCGCCGAGCGCGCCGGCTTCACGCGCGAGGGCGTGCTGCGGTCGTACACCACGCTCGGGTGCGGCTTGGCCGATGTCGTGATGTTCTCCCTGCTTCCGGAAGACTTGACCGCGCCCAACGGGTAA
- a CDS encoding sigma-70 family RNA polymerase sigma factor has translation MSPETMEASPDGPQGADFDETFRTSFEPMVRSLAVACGDREVAADAVQDAFTRAYARWGRISRYDHPAGWIRHVALNRLRDHFRHVERGRRVVERLGGQAKTGSSGLAPTEPDDLLATVAELPRQQRIAVSLFYVEQLSVHEVAEAMGLSEGAVKYHLHAGRERLRERVVAP, from the coding sequence GTGTCCCCAGAGACAATGGAAGCGAGCCCCGATGGGCCTCAGGGCGCCGATTTTGACGAGACCTTCCGCACAAGCTTCGAGCCGATGGTGCGCTCGCTCGCAGTCGCGTGCGGCGATCGCGAAGTCGCGGCCGACGCGGTGCAGGACGCGTTCACCCGCGCCTACGCGCGTTGGGGCCGAATCTCCCGCTACGACCACCCCGCGGGGTGGATCCGCCACGTCGCGCTCAACCGCCTCCGCGACCACTTTCGCCACGTCGAACGGGGTAGGCGCGTGGTCGAGCGCCTTGGTGGTCAAGCCAAGACCGGAAGCAGCGGACTCGCGCCCACGGAACCCGACGACCTGCTCGCGACGGTGGCTGAGCTGCCCCGTCAGCAACGGATCGCGGTCTCGCTGTTCTACGTCGAGCAGCTGTCCGTGCACGAGGTCGCCGAGGCCATGGGGCTCTCGGAGGGTGCCGTGAAGTATCACCTCCACGCCGGTCGCGAGCGGCTGCGCGAACGAGTGGTCGCGCCGTGA